Proteins co-encoded in one Aspergillus flavus chromosome 2, complete sequence genomic window:
- a CDS encoding putative Fe-S protein (MOSC domain protein): MLDLDTPQALTIATTIITLLTIPVLYPQLPTWLKTTTSKLLPNSQKKKHPSSEILALRVYPIKSCRGLSLNSTTLHMEGLDLDRRWMLIDAKTHDFLTIRQIPQMTLINTALSTDDQSLVVTFTGVTDKEVRVPLRPDTAWLDAHTTLGQVKIWDIETDAYIYGPEVNAPFSEFLSRDVCLVYKGPTPRIMRGNGDPSLLGREQSVNFPDVHPVLVASEASLAELNSRLVEKGVEPIGVERFRANVIVKGGEPWVEDEWKVVRVGDGAGKVLEFDVLARCARCQVPNVDPDTAGKHKTEPWDTLMSYRRVDEGMKYKPCFGMLCAPRGEGVLEVGMRFDVLEVTSEHRYIKGF, translated from the coding sequence atgcTAGACCTAGACACCCCCCAAGCCCTCACAATAGCCACCACAATCATAACCCTCCTTACCATCCCCGTCTTATACCCCCAACTCCCAACCTGGCTCAAAACCACCACATCCAAACTCCTCCCCAACAGCCAGAAAAAGAAGCACCCCAGCAGCGAAATCCTCGCACTAAGAGTCTACCCCATCAAATCATGCCGCGGCCTCAGTCTAAACAGCACAACCCTCCACATGGAAGGTCTAGACCTCGACCGCAGGTGGATGCTCATCGACGCCAAAACCCACGACTTCCTGACCATCCGGCAAATCCCACAGATGACGCTCATAAACACCGCTCTCAGCACCGATGACCAATCCCTTGTGGTCACATTTACAGGGGTTACTGATAAAGAGGTCCGCGTACCCCTCCGCCCAGACACTGCCTGGCTAGACGCCCACACGACCCTGGGCCAGGTGAAGATCTGGGACATCGAGACAGACGCCTATATCTACGGACCTGAAGTCAATGCCCCATTTAGTGAGTTCCTGAGCCGTGACGTTTGTCTCGTGTACAAGGGTCCTACGCCTAGAATTATGCGCGGGAACGGGGATCCGAGTCTTCTAGGTCGTGAGCAGAGTGTGAATTTCCCCGATGTGCATCCTGTGCTTGTTGCTTCTGAGGCGTCGTTGGCGGAGCTGAATTCGAGACTTGTGGAGAAGGGCGTGGAGCCTATTGGGGTGGAGCGGTTTCGGGCTAATGTTATTGTTAAGGGGGGTGAGCCttgggtggaggatgagtGGAAGGTTGTTAGGGTTGGTGATGGGGCTGGGAAGGTGCTGGAGTTTGATGTCCTGGCGAGGTGTGCCAGGTGTCAGGTGCCGAATGTTGATCCGGATACGGCGGGGAAGCATAAGACGGAGCCGTGGGATACGCTTATGAGTTATCGGCGGGTGGATGAGGGTATGAAGTATAAGCCTTGTTTTGGGATGCTCTGTGCGCCGAGAGGGGAGGGCGTTTTGGAGGTTGGCATGAGGTTTGATGTGCTTGAGGTTACGAGCGAGCATCGGTATATTAAGGGGTTTTAA